From the genome of Vitis riparia cultivar Riparia Gloire de Montpellier isolate 1030 chromosome 11, EGFV_Vit.rip_1.0, whole genome shotgun sequence:
TTGCTAAAAATAAgattccacaattttttttgtcatattacAATGAATTAAAATGTGATTTGTTGTTTCTTTACTACCTATATAGAGGCTATGTCTATTTGCCATCATCCACCCTCTTCTCATGAGGATATATATGGTTAAGAGTCTCCTCCCAAACTACTTCCCAAGGGGAAAAAATGGGacttccaaatttctttagttgGGAACATCTCTCTACTTCTACTCCCACCACATAAAGAACTATAGTTGGACTTAACACAAAAGTATGATAGGACTTAACATAGAAGGAAATGGAAAATACATAGGAAATAGAGGTTTTTTATTATAGGATAAGACTTTTTACATAAGATATAACAGAAATCAATATTGGGAGTATATAATAATGAACTACAAGCATAGTTATTAACTTGCAAAACATATTGTTTGTGCCTAGTTGTTGTATTCTTTTGTATCATTTCTCATCATGTGTTGTAATTGGTTTATTAAGAAATAGATGGCAAGATATTGAATAAGAAAGAACCATTGTATGAGTACAACATGCATCAATACACCTATATaccaaaagtttttttatttttttattttttatctttatcgaTAATGGAGATAGATCAAGAAACACCAAACAAGGTGTAACCTATATACACATGAAGTATATTCTAATTGCGCCTAGTTTGACTGTACAAGGAgtgataagaaaaagaaaatggtaactCTCCTTATCCACATGTGCTACCTAAGCTGATGATCGAAAAAAAATGgtgtcacatttttttttcttgattgtaattttaattGCTCACCGTTTGTGATCAATAATCATTTGCATGCATTgttgcattttccttttttttttgccttttgctAGCAAGAGTTGTGACACTCAACTTTTAccaaaaggattaattaaatattaggtACATTGAGggtttaaattttgaatttaagatCTAAAAGGAATTGAAAGGAATACACAAAGAATGAAGGGTTTGTGTTATGGAACCTTTTGCATAGGTCTTCTTGAAAAACCCAATCCTTGGAGTATATCAGAAGGACCTAAAAGCTAGTTGTTGAGTAAATGTCTTGAGTATcgttttcctatttttctgtGTTGGGTAACCTATTGTGTCATTGTTGtaatcttcattttattttatttttattttttatttttgttttttgtgtgtttttttgcATATTggaaataaagtaaaaaatatgcACACACACATGTATATTGCAAAAAAGAGTTAGAATATGATATTGAATATCATTCATCGATATACTTGAATTCAAATGAAGAGGCCTAAGATGATGTGAGACTTGCTTCATTTCTATGTTTATTTTTACGCCTACTGTACTGACGTTTTTAAACCCCTTTCCATGTATACCCTAGGGTTGGGCCTACATGGTGAGGTCCCTAGATGAGCTTTAGGAGAGGTTATACttgtatactttttttttttttgttccttttataTAGCCCTCCTTGTAAAACGGAGGTTTGTTTGGGTCTTTTGAACATGTTTGTATATCATAgagaggatttctcatccttctcatgtttttattcacttttattaatacatcttttgtttttgataaaaaaaaaaaaaagaacttgaaaatacaaaaaagttcCAACGCCTATGTTAACAAAATACTATAAACACATCTGATAGCTGATAGCTGATGTTTCAAGGACACATAAACACATTTGTTGAAGCATCAGCTATCAGATGTGTTTATGTACCCTTGAAACCTGAATTTCTAGATTGGAAGTAGATACGACTCAGTGCTatgcaataattgcaaaaatTGACTTGAGATAATTCAAGTAAGCCCAACAAAGCCTTAATCCAAATTACTTTGCACTGGCTACATGAATcccttttttacattttatgttGCATGGTTATTTTTAAATGAGCCAGACTACCTTCTTGTTAGGTTCTAACTTCGAATATTGCAAAATACGAGTGGAAGCTCTTTTGATATGCACTCATCAGTAATCAAGTCCTATTATAATGAAAGAAGTATGCAATATATGACTTTGTAGCTACGCATCATAAATTAGTTAATGACCGGGAAGATTCCTGGAGTACTTTGTACATTCACTAACACTGTGTATAAGTTTTTATTGCGAACTTGCAATTAAGAGATAACCTTTCTAGTTCTTATTACTCCTTATCTTGTTCTGgccttttctttctcctttttcttttttcttttttcttttttctttttcttttttaattttttataatgccATAACTAATTTTGGTTATAAGACTTGTACTTAGCACATTCACACTTCAGTTTGTGGCATAACACTAGTAGAAGTGATCATATCATGGAAACAGATTTAAGATTTGCAAGATGGAATAAAATGTGCCTTTCTTGCatgataagaaaattttctagtGGTGTTTACCTCCCTGTTTTccgtttttaaaataaaaataatatggacTTTCATACAGATGGTAGAGACTTAGCTTAAAGAGATAATGATCTCtaaaaactgtttaaaaaaatggaagtattaaaaattttactacatcaaatttaaaattttgatagaaaatttttagaatataatATTAGTCCTCCCTACCTTTTGTCTTAGAGTTACCATATTTTATATGGagttattattgttttttgttttaaaaacaaacaaaaagcagGAAGTATATTCAAATTATGACAAATATTAATGTTTGCACAGGATGCAAGCATTGTGTTAAATTTGTAGAATGGGATGATCCAGAATCTTTCTTGAGCAGGTCCCCCCAATCCACATATATGCAAGGAGAAGGCTCTTTATTGTTTTCAGCTTCATAAACTTTGCTGACTTGAACCTGTAGTTTATTactttttcatccttttttttttatatatataaacttataaaaatcAGTATAAATATGATTTGGTGAACTGAGCTGCCTATATATAATGAGACTTCCCAAGATATTGATGGTAGATTGACTATTCTATGTCCTTCCATAACATATGATAATGTCAATAACAATTTGTTTggattttacttgttttctcaGCAGTTGAAGATTGGACAAGGGATTATAACATCGGAACCTTGCTGAAGTTGCCATGGATAAAGGGCCCCCCTTCTATCAATTCAAACAGAGATTACCTGTTGTTTTTTCTGAGAGTTACAGATTTTATGGAATGTAATTGGCATGGAGGCTTTGTATGATTAGCTTGATTTTCTACTTTGATTGGAAATCGGTAAACCTATGTTCATTTGGCTTGATTACTTAATATTCTCATGTCTTCAATTTTGACACGTATAACCCTAGACTGTGTGGAGAAGCTGTGACATTCTTTGAGGAAAAAACCATGTACATTCTTTCaagctttcaaattaattcaaactaattacAATATTACTTTCCGGCTTCATCCAGCATATGCTCTCTTGCCTCCCACAAACCAATGACCTTTGTATGAAGATGCCAGGaacattttttgtaattatttcttttacCCTGGCAACCTACTTccagttttttcttcttctccataTATCAGTAGGGAAGCTGTTTAAGTTTCAGCCCTGGCAGAAGTTAAGTTGACATTGGATTCCATGGTCTGTCAGGTAGAAGATTAGTCTTTTAGGTTATGACTTGAAATGCAGCAACAAGATTAGTCTACTACTTTACAGCAAAGCCAGTGCAGAGTGTTGTAGGTTGGCCAAATAGGATTTTGTCAAAATATGACCTAGATGGTTCATGTTTTATCTTTAGTCAAGTGTAAGTAGGTTTGAATTTGTctaacattaaaataattattcaaacaaGATATCTGAATAACTCCTAGCTCTTATTTGAGTGAAGAAACCAACCCCATCTCCAGTGAGAGAACATGCTTTTATTCAAGTTcttgttctattttttatagGTGAAATGGAATTACATCAGAGATTCCCATAAGCAATAGCCAACAACTAAACGTTTCTTCTTATCTTTTCTAAAGGATAAAGCAAAGCATTTGTGCTAGTCCCCGACCTACCTTCGCCCTGGATAAAGGAACTTTCTGATGGCTTACGCAATAAAAAATCTCCCCTCTCCTAAAACCATAGGAGGATTATTTTCAGTATATGAGCATCCTTTCTTTGTCAGAAGACGCTGAAATCTGGAGGTTTACATGCATAGTAGAAGACAGCATTCATGACTGTGTCCAAAACAAGCACCAAAGAATACATGGAAACCAACAGGGGGCCTTCCCACAAACTCATCCCTCTACACATCCTAAATTCAAACAAACATTCTACAAGTCTAAGTCCCACATTACTCAACAAAGCCATGACTAGGGCTGTATGTCGCCTGCTTTCCATGAGTCTCTTAGCCTTTACTATAGAATCAAACCCGTAACACTCACTCTCCACTACTGACACAACCCTTGCCAAGTTCCCCACAATCATAACATGGGCAAATACAACACAAAAGGGTATCCCTGCAAACCCCAGGACACTCAAAAATCCTAATACCCTCGAACATACCCCAAATGCAAACAAAATCTTTGGCACTGTTGCCAAACTAGCCACCAAAGCTCCAAAAAGGCCAAGTACAATAAGAAACTCCCAGAAACTTGTGTGGAGAAGCTTGACCCAAACCAATCCACTTCTCATAAGTAGCCTTCTTCTGTCTAGGTTGATTCCATGGTAACCATCTGAAACTGCCTGAACGGTAGCAGCTCTTCCAAGGAGAGAGAAAGTGATAATTGAAGGGAAGCAAATGATGATGTGAACAAGGGTTTTGGGTAGAAGTTTGGGCAGGGGAAGAACTCCATGCTGCCCAAGTGAATGGTCTATGGCTTTAAGTGCTGAGATTGGTATTTGTGGAAACTGGTGAATGAGGAAGTGAGACATGAAGAGGGAGATTGGTAATGGTGAGAATAGGAAGATGGAGATGGAATGGAAATGGGTTGGGTGGAGAAATATAATTCTGATTGCTTCTCTGAAAATCTGGGCTGTGTTCATCAGGTGGATTGATTCGAGGACTTGGGTCGTTCTTCTTGACATTGTGGGCAGAAGAGAAAGAAGTATGGGGGCAGAGTGACTGTGAGGTAGACTGTGTACCTTAGAATTTCTTAGGAGAATTGAAAAGCTTCATGTTTAAGATTAACTATAGTTCGGTTGCTTGCATGTTAATATTTCATGATTGAAGAGGTTTATTTTAGGGATTGGTATACAATAGAAATAAGGTCCgtgaaaatgggttttgggctATTTGGCTTATTGTTTTAACCCCACCAATGATTAGAGGACAGACAATTTTGCAGTATGATATTCCTTAAACAGGCCTAATGTGGATAGCTGCTAGGTTATCAAATTAGATTGCAATTATCTTTGCTCATGTTAATTGTTAGCTTGTGTAACTTATAGAACTCTGATTACTTAAAATCAGTCGTCCATGTCATTTAAAACCTGTCAGTTTATGATCTATAGCGTTGATGATCCATATGGTGTTAGGGCTCAAAAGGCTCTACCGTTAGCTGTATATTCTTTTTCTGTTTTGACAAAAAGCTAGGATTAGGAAAAATGATTACGGGGTTGGAGGATTTGAGGGTGGTTAAGGTGGAAGCAAAGGTTTCATGATTTCCTTGAATGAGAAATCATGATTCTGCCTTCTCTACTGATCTACTAGTGGAGGGATTATAAGTGTGGATGCAATTATGAGAAAGAGATTACTTATATGCATACAGAAAAGGGTGAAAGTAAATGTCCAGGTCTAGCCATGTTGACACTGATCTGCGCATGAATGACCAAAAGGAAAAAGTCATCTCCTATGAGCAACTGCAGTAATAAACAAATACTCTTTTGTGCTTTCACATGATTAGCAAATGTGCATGTGACGGACCTGTTCCCTTccatatagatattatttactttGGGCTTTTAAAATAGACAATATCCCTATAATTGGGAGTAAGTTGTTACAAATCATATTCAGAGTCTATTTGCAAGGGGTGTCCATTTGTTTGGCTCCCCAATTCTATGGGACGTAACAAAGACATCGTATCTGCATGAGGGGAGTGATTGTATAAGCTCCTCTTAGCCatgtaaatgtgttttaaagccATGAAAACTCAATAGACTCAAAATTGATAACATGTACATGATTGGGAGTAGGTTATTACAGTACACAACCTACATTTTTCACTAAACCAATGTTCTTTCAACACAAATCTCTACTTCCACCAAATAAAATCCCAATAATTCAGGTCCATAAAATATGTGTGGATCCAATTTTGTTACAGGGAATGGCATGCTGGAACAAAAATGATGTCATTTAATTGTTTGTAATGGTTTATGGGTATCTTAGTTGTCACAAGAAAGACAATCCAAAATGATTGCTTTGTCCCAGACAACCAACATGGTAGCAACTGGCAACATGGGTTCATAATTTTGTGAGAAGCATTCCTACccatgaaaaattcttttggaaAATCAGGATTTTGTGGATGTATCTTAAAGAGAATACTTCAATTATGCTCCATTAGGAATACTTCAACAGAGAAAAACAAGACTTCAAATTTCTCTTCCTTTATCCCTCTTCTCTATGGTTTCTTAGTAGTAAGAGAGAACCTTAATCAAAGTTCAGGTACTAATGGACATGGTCTACAATAGAGAAAACACTGAGAAAGAGGCTCCATGCTCTTTAGTTGTCTGTACTTTTATGCAATGATACCta
Proteins encoded in this window:
- the LOC117925567 gene encoding uncharacterized protein LOC117925567 gives rise to the protein MSRRTTQVLESIHLMNTAQIFREAIRIIFLHPTHFHSISIFLFSPLPISLFMSHFLIHQFPQIPISALKAIDHSLGQHGVLPLPKLLPKTLVHIIICFPSIITFSLLGRAATVQAVSDGYHGINLDRRRLLMRSGLVWVKLLHTSFWEFLIVLGLFGALVASLATVPKILFAFGVCSRVLGFLSVLGFAGIPFCVVFAHVMIVGNLARVVSVVESECYGFDSIVKAKRLMESRRHTALVMALLSNVGLRLVECLFEFRMCRGMSLWEGPLLVSMYSLVLVLDTVMNAVFYYACKPPDFSVF